Below is a window of Pocillopora verrucosa isolate sample1 chromosome 6, ASM3666991v2, whole genome shotgun sequence DNA.
TTGTGTATTAGGattgaacaaaatttgatttattactTAAAGAACTGTGagatttaagagttaaaatttaaaatttagaatttagaaGTACCAGCAATACTgctaattatcattttcatcagtTTAATTAGACTATAAATTAGAAAAACATTAGAAGAAGTAGGCCTGAAGTAATAAGAATGCATACAACAGTCTAAGTCAAGTTAATGATGAATATGTGACCCAATAATTCTTTCAtgggtttttatcatttctctaACCTTGTGTAACAAAaggtttgattaattttccAGGATTCAGGGTACGCAGAGCTATAAGGAAGCAAAAGGGGGAAGAAATTTCCGTGCCTGTGATGCAATCAAATAAACAACTCAAGCAAAGCATCCATGAGGGAATAGAGAGTGGCAAATTTAACATAGAAGAGCCAGTGATAGAAAGAGAGATTACCAAATTGGCTATAAATGCACAAGGAGAGATAGAGCAGAAGAAATGCCACTTGCAAGCAAGGAAAATTCCCTTCCAAGGCATTAGAAAAGAAgcattgattaaaaacaaagaccTCCTTCGAATAAAAAACGATGCATTTTATGAAGAGCTCAGTGAAAGTGAGATTCATGCAGAGCTAGAAAAGATCAGTGAGGATATAAGGGGAACACATGATGAAATCAAGCAAAGGCTGAAAAGCTTTCAGCGGAAGAGGCATTGGCTGATTTGGCATGaccattcaaccctttcaaaTTATGGTCACATGCTCTTTTGTGTGAGAGAGATGTATAACCCAGCAATTCATCTCTCTGACGCAGAAGCTAGAGTTCAATATGGAAAAGATGTGGATGTCCAGGCAACAGTGGAGAGGCCCTATCTGTATATGCTGGGGCAGAGCAGTTCCAGCATTGAAGATCAGATAAAATTTGATCCAGCCAGACATGATGATTTGGTAAATTTAAcccaaaaagtgaaaacagagGAGGATGTTGCAGTAGAAGATGAGATGAGGTTTATGAATGGAGACAACCCTGCAGCAAACTTTGAATGCGGAAATCAGCATGGGGGGCATTCTGGTTGCCCAGGTTGTGATGGGCATTTAAGCATGTGCCACGATCTAGATTACATGGCCCAAAGAAAGTACAGAACATTGACTGAACGGCAACAGCTGGTGTTAgcaggaaggaaaggaaaagaggcAAAACAACTCTTGAACCCATTTAAAGATCTCAAGGTCAATGAGCTACGAGCTGAAATTGAAGCAAGAGGACTTGGAGATTCAGACAAAACCAAACCAGAACTtgcagaaattttaaatgaagaacttGGAGGGGCAACAAGAATTCCAGCACCGTTGTTTGGGGATGAGAGTGTTTCTGTTGAAAGCCTCAACCTCCAGTCCTATGAGGTACTGTGTTTTGAAGCTCTTCACTGCTCCATGAATCACATAAAAAACATTCTGGAAGAAATCCCACATCACATTTCTGACATTGACACACtgataaaacttaaagaaatactaGCTGTTCAacttaacaaagagaaaaaatgaggAGTAGATTATCGCAAGACACTAATCTACTTAACTGTAGCCCTTTACCAGACAACAACCCATGATGTGAGAGCTTTGCTGGCCACCCTGTGCGAAatggtggaaattttttatGCCCAGGACAGAAAGAGGTCACCAAAGTTGATATTAAGGTTGCATAACCTGTGTTGGAGGCATGCAATTTTGTGCCGAAAAGTGATGACCCCAACTAGAGCCCTAACAAGCAGAAAGCTCTTTGGCATATACTTCCATGCATGTGTATCTCATTCTgcctttcttcttcgtcttgCTTCACACTGTTCAACTAATGCAGAAATGTTTGAGAGGTTGTTTGAGGAGCTGACCGACATCACCAGAAAGACCTGGAAC
It encodes the following:
- the LOC136281679 gene encoding uncharacterized protein; translation: MQSNKQLKQSIHEGIESGKFNIEEPVIEREITKLAINAQGEIEQKKCHLQARKIPFQGIRKEALIKNKDLLRIKNDAFYEELSESEIHAELEKISEDIRGTHDEIKQRLKSFQRKRHWLIWHDHSTLSNYGHMLFCVREMYNPAIHLSDAEARVQYGKDVDVQATVERPYLYMLGQSSSSIEDQIKFDPARHDDLVNLTQKVKTEEDVAVEDEMRFMNGDNPAANFECGNQHGGHSGCPGCDGHLSMCHDLDYMAQRKYRTLTERQQLVLAGRKGKEAKQLLNPFKDLKVNELRAEIEARGLGDSDKTKPELAEILNEELGGATRIPAPLFGDESVSVESLNLQSYEVLCFEALHCSMNHIKNILEEIPHHISDIDTLIKLKEILAVQLNKEKK